In Portunus trituberculatus isolate SZX2019 chromosome 28, ASM1759143v1, whole genome shotgun sequence, one genomic interval encodes:
- the LOC123510145 gene encoding anionic trypsin-like isoform X2: protein MAAPECDSDFARTSDVDDKIAGGHVAEPGSTPWLVSLMDTHYVDPVPFCSGTLISNRWVITSASCVSSYKDKYDNIKVVLGEYDLTVNEGWERTRCVNYIALHPDYDYYSHHADVALVRLSLYILYSQRIGTLELPPWWQKETNDPQDAFTSGGQLYTIAGWGRIGESGELSPVIRVAQVPLLSHEDCMEVYPEFANTIICAGNLTHGGLDSCQGDMGGALARDGYIRGVSSFSVGCGRPGYPGVYTDVTQMMDWICSLTNLLALWSLDRIPACQ from the exons ATGGCGGCGCCGGAGTGTG ATTCGGATTTCGCCAGAACCTCTGATGTGGACGACAAGATAGCCGGAGGTCACGTAGCCGAGCCAG GGTCGACGCCATGGTTGGTTTCACTGATGGACACTCACTACGTGGACCCAGTGCCTTTCTGCAGTGGCACCCTCATCTCCAACCGCTGGGTTATCACATCAGCCTCCTGCGTCAGTAGTTACAAGGACAAATATGACAATATAAAG GTCGTGTTGGGAGAATACGATTTGACAGTGAATGAGGGCTGGGAGAGGACTCGTTGCGTTAACTACATCGCTCTCCATCCAGATTATGACTACTACTCGCACCACGCAGACGTCGCCCTTGTCCGATTAAGTTTGTACATCTTGTACAGCCAGCGCAtaggaactctggaactccctccatGGTGGCAAAAGGAGACAAATGACCCACAGgacg CCTTCACCAGTGGGGGTCAGCTGTACACCATTGCCGGCTGGGGCAGGATTGGTGAGAGTGGTGAGCTCTCCCCAGTGATTCGCGTCGCCCAGGTACCTTTACTCTCCCACGAGGATTGCATGGAAGTCTACCCGGAGTTTGCAAACACCATCATCTGCGCGGGGAACCTGACACACGGCGGCCTAGACTCCTGCcag GGCGACATGGGCGGGGCGCTGGCCAGAGACGGGTACATCAGAGGCGTGTCTTCCTTTAGTGTGGGGTGCGGGCGACCTGGCTACCCCGGCGTGTACACAGACGTGACCCAAATGATGGACTGGATCTGTTCGCTCACAAACCTGCTGGCACTCTGGTCACTTGACAGAATACCGGCGTGTCAGTAA
- the LOC123510145 gene encoding anionic trypsin-like isoform X1, which translates to MQSTNTLTWRAVFLVVVVVVEGLGVQVAASYSTCVRPMAAPECDSDFARTSDVDDKIAGGHVAEPGSTPWLVSLMDTHYVDPVPFCSGTLISNRWVITSASCVSSYKDKYDNIKVVLGEYDLTVNEGWERTRCVNYIALHPDYDYYSHHADVALVRLSLYILYSQRIGTLELPPWWQKETNDPQDAFTSGGQLYTIAGWGRIGESGELSPVIRVAQVPLLSHEDCMEVYPEFANTIICAGNLTHGGLDSCQGDMGGALARDGYIRGVSSFSVGCGRPGYPGVYTDVTQMMDWICSLTNLLALWSLDRIPACQ; encoded by the exons ATGCAGTCTACGAACACATTAACATGGA GAGCCgtgtttctggtggtggtggtggtagttgaggGTCTCGGGGTGCAGGTGGCCGCCTCTTACTCAACATGTGTCAGACCCATGGCGGCGCCGGAGTGTG ATTCGGATTTCGCCAGAACCTCTGATGTGGACGACAAGATAGCCGGAGGTCACGTAGCCGAGCCAG GGTCGACGCCATGGTTGGTTTCACTGATGGACACTCACTACGTGGACCCAGTGCCTTTCTGCAGTGGCACCCTCATCTCCAACCGCTGGGTTATCACATCAGCCTCCTGCGTCAGTAGTTACAAGGACAAATATGACAATATAAAG GTCGTGTTGGGAGAATACGATTTGACAGTGAATGAGGGCTGGGAGAGGACTCGTTGCGTTAACTACATCGCTCTCCATCCAGATTATGACTACTACTCGCACCACGCAGACGTCGCCCTTGTCCGATTAAGTTTGTACATCTTGTACAGCCAGCGCAtaggaactctggaactccctccatGGTGGCAAAAGGAGACAAATGACCCACAGgacg CCTTCACCAGTGGGGGTCAGCTGTACACCATTGCCGGCTGGGGCAGGATTGGTGAGAGTGGTGAGCTCTCCCCAGTGATTCGCGTCGCCCAGGTACCTTTACTCTCCCACGAGGATTGCATGGAAGTCTACCCGGAGTTTGCAAACACCATCATCTGCGCGGGGAACCTGACACACGGCGGCCTAGACTCCTGCcag GGCGACATGGGCGGGGCGCTGGCCAGAGACGGGTACATCAGAGGCGTGTCTTCCTTTAGTGTGGGGTGCGGGCGACCTGGCTACCCCGGCGTGTACACAGACGTGACCCAAATGATGGACTGGATCTGTTCGCTCACAAACCTGCTGGCACTCTGGTCACTTGACAGAATACCGGCGTGTCAGTAA
- the LOC123510145 gene encoding anionic trypsin-like isoform X3: MQSTNTLTWRAVFLVVVVVVEGLGVQVAASYSTCVRPMAAPECDSDFARTSDVDDKIAGGHVAEPGSTPWLVSLMDTHYVDPVPFCSGTLISNRWVITSASCVSSYKDKYDNIKVVLGEYDLTVNEGWERTRCVNYIALHPDYDYYSHHADVALVRLSLYILYSQRIGTLELPPWWQKETNDPQDAFTSGGQLYTIAGWGRIGESGELSPVIRVAQVPLLSHEDCMEVYPEFANTIICAGNLTHGGLDSCQRQIDQIST; encoded by the exons ATGCAGTCTACGAACACATTAACATGGA GAGCCgtgtttctggtggtggtggtggtagttgaggGTCTCGGGGTGCAGGTGGCCGCCTCTTACTCAACATGTGTCAGACCCATGGCGGCGCCGGAGTGTG ATTCGGATTTCGCCAGAACCTCTGATGTGGACGACAAGATAGCCGGAGGTCACGTAGCCGAGCCAG GGTCGACGCCATGGTTGGTTTCACTGATGGACACTCACTACGTGGACCCAGTGCCTTTCTGCAGTGGCACCCTCATCTCCAACCGCTGGGTTATCACATCAGCCTCCTGCGTCAGTAGTTACAAGGACAAATATGACAATATAAAG GTCGTGTTGGGAGAATACGATTTGACAGTGAATGAGGGCTGGGAGAGGACTCGTTGCGTTAACTACATCGCTCTCCATCCAGATTATGACTACTACTCGCACCACGCAGACGTCGCCCTTGTCCGATTAAGTTTGTACATCTTGTACAGCCAGCGCAtaggaactctggaactccctccatGGTGGCAAAAGGAGACAAATGACCCACAGgacg CCTTCACCAGTGGGGGTCAGCTGTACACCATTGCCGGCTGGGGCAGGATTGGTGAGAGTGGTGAGCTCTCCCCAGTGATTCGCGTCGCCCAGGTACCTTTACTCTCCCACGAGGATTGCATGGAAGTCTACCCGGAGTTTGCAAACACCATCATCTGCGCGGGGAACCTGACACACGGCGGCCTAGACTCCTGCcag aggcagattgaccagatttctacatga
- the LOC123510142 gene encoding RNA-binding protein NOB1-like isoform X1, translating into MKPQYLVVDTAALVKYVPLWEYGEQLYSVPEIISEIRDKETRRRLEALPFPITMRQPQPHSIKFVNEFSKKTGDYASLSLADIKVLALTYELEVEVQGGNSHLNSEPHKILTEGAATKGRQREEFNDPPEQCEERLDPLRGTTPPLNTGAKASNTLMDRHLVALDTFLLDHSYITGYTPCTVDITLQQYVMKQYPQLCLESQSKCKPLDLYMREIFPLPLPKLFPHLSRWVTHISSISEGEAAMLPRSDQTVDKILHALLQLLKEEEKEVEKCALREDTETDDTQTHEGLELEPFGEEEGNCASQENGEDSDAAEKNGEESNEKEEDTDDDDDGGGWITCENIKKHKGKRNIFGTVEEEEEEDKDVQVACITGDFAMQNVLKHIGLSVMGVDGHLIKQLKTYILRCHACFRTTSAMDKIFCPHCGNKTLKKVSVTLDPDGTQRIWINTKRPINKKGMKYSLPTPKGGKHARNPILVADQREAKKFSSKMSRKKINPLHEDYNPADQTPFAVRDVYSRAAQLGYIGGKNHHHFYWEKRNPNEPQRRTGKK; encoded by the exons atgaagccACAATACTTGGTAGTGGACACAGCGGCTCTGGTGAAATATGTCCCTCTGTGG GAGTATGGGGAGCAGCTGTACAGTGTGCCGGAGATCATCAGTGAGATCAGGGACAAAGAAACTCGACGGAGGCTAGAGGCCCTGCCCTTTCCCATCACCATGCGTCAACCTCAACCTCACTCCATAAAATTTG TAAATGAGTTCTCCAAGAAGACTGGGGACTATGCCAGCCTCTCCCTGGCCGACATTAAGGTGCTGGCACTCACTTACGagctggaggtggaggtgcaggGCGGCAACAGTCACCTTAACTCAGAGCCTCACAAGATATTGACAGAGGGCGCTGCCACCAAGGGCCGACAGAGGGAGGAGTTCAATGACCCCCCAGAGCAG TGTGAGGAGAGGCTGGATCCCTTGAGGGGCACCACCCCTCCACTGAATACAGGAGCAAAAGCTTCAAACACCCTCATGGACCGACACCTGGTGGCACTGGACACATTCCTCTTGGACCACTCGTACATCACAGGATACACtccatgcactgtagacatcaCCCTGCAGCAATATGTCATGAAGCAGTATCCTCAGCTGTGCCTGGAGTCTCAGAGCAAGTGTAAACCCTTGGACCTATACATGCGTGAAATCTTTCCACTGCCACTGCCCAAGTTGTTCCCTCACCTGAGTCGATGGGTGACACACATAAGCAGCATTAGTGAGGGAGAGGCCGCTATGCTTCCAAGGAGTGACCAGACAGTTGACAAGATCCTTCATGCCCTCTTGCAACTGTTGAAG gaagaagagaaggaggtagagaagtGTGCACTGAGAGAAGACACTGAGACAGATGACACTCAGACACATGAAGGCTTAGAATTAGAACCCTTTGGAG aggaagagggaaactgTGCATCCCAAGAAAATGGGGAAGATAGTGATGCAGCTGAAAAGAATGGTGAGGAGagcaatgaaaaagaagaggacacagatgatgatgatgatggtggtggttggatcACCtgtgagaatataaaaaaacacaaaggcaAGAGGAACATCTTTGGcactgtggaagaggaagaagaagaggacaaggatgTTCAGGTGGCTTGCATTACAGGAGACTTTGCCATGCAG AACGTGTTGAAGCACATTGGACTGTCAGTGATGGGAGTGGATGGGCATCTCATCAAGCAGTTGAAGACTTACATCCTGCGGTGTCATGCTTGCTTCAGAACCACATCCGCCATGGACAAG ATCTTTTGTCCACACTGTGGCAACAAAACCCTGAAGAAGGTGTCGGTGACCTTGGATCCTGATGGGACACAAAGGATATGGATCAACACCAAGAGACcaataaacaagaaaggaatgaag TACTCGCTCCCAACgccaaaaggaggaaaacacgcCCGCAACCCCATCTTGGTGGCCGACCAACGGGAGGCAAAGAAATTCTCTAGCAAGATGAGCAGAAAGAAGATTAATCCTCTGCATGAAGATTACAACCCAG CTGATCAGACACCTTTTGCCGTGAGGGATGTGTATTCCAGGGCTGCTCAACTGGGTTACATTGGAGGAaagaaccatcatcacttctactGGGAGAAAAGAAACCCAAATGAACCACAAAGGAGAACTGGCAAGAAATAG
- the LOC123510142 gene encoding RNA-binding protein NOB1-like isoform X3, translating into MKPQYLVVDTAALVKYVPLWEYGEQLYSVPEIISEIRDKETRRRLEALPFPITMRQPQPHSIKFVNEFSKKTGDYASLSLADIKVLALTYELEVEVQGGNSHLNSEPHKILTEGAATKGRQREEFNDPPEQEEEKEVEKCALREDTETDDTQTHEGLELEPFGEEEGNCASQENGEDSDAAEKNGEESNEKEEDTDDDDDGGGWITCENIKKHKGKRNIFGTVEEEEEEDKDVQVACITGDFAMQNVLKHIGLSVMGVDGHLIKQLKTYILRCHACFRTTSAMDKIFCPHCGNKTLKKVSVTLDPDGTQRIWINTKRPINKKGMKYSLPTPKGGKHARNPILVADQREAKKFSSKMSRKKINPLHEDYNPADQTPFAVRDVYSRAAQLGYIGGKNHHHFYWEKRNPNEPQRRTGKK; encoded by the exons atgaagccACAATACTTGGTAGTGGACACAGCGGCTCTGGTGAAATATGTCCCTCTGTGG GAGTATGGGGAGCAGCTGTACAGTGTGCCGGAGATCATCAGTGAGATCAGGGACAAAGAAACTCGACGGAGGCTAGAGGCCCTGCCCTTTCCCATCACCATGCGTCAACCTCAACCTCACTCCATAAAATTTG TAAATGAGTTCTCCAAGAAGACTGGGGACTATGCCAGCCTCTCCCTGGCCGACATTAAGGTGCTGGCACTCACTTACGagctggaggtggaggtgcaggGCGGCAACAGTCACCTTAACTCAGAGCCTCACAAGATATTGACAGAGGGCGCTGCCACCAAGGGCCGACAGAGGGAGGAGTTCAATGACCCCCCAGAGCAG gaagaagagaaggaggtagagaagtGTGCACTGAGAGAAGACACTGAGACAGATGACACTCAGACACATGAAGGCTTAGAATTAGAACCCTTTGGAG aggaagagggaaactgTGCATCCCAAGAAAATGGGGAAGATAGTGATGCAGCTGAAAAGAATGGTGAGGAGagcaatgaaaaagaagaggacacagatgatgatgatgatggtggtggttggatcACCtgtgagaatataaaaaaacacaaaggcaAGAGGAACATCTTTGGcactgtggaagaggaagaagaagaggacaaggatgTTCAGGTGGCTTGCATTACAGGAGACTTTGCCATGCAG AACGTGTTGAAGCACATTGGACTGTCAGTGATGGGAGTGGATGGGCATCTCATCAAGCAGTTGAAGACTTACATCCTGCGGTGTCATGCTTGCTTCAGAACCACATCCGCCATGGACAAG ATCTTTTGTCCACACTGTGGCAACAAAACCCTGAAGAAGGTGTCGGTGACCTTGGATCCTGATGGGACACAAAGGATATGGATCAACACCAAGAGACcaataaacaagaaaggaatgaag TACTCGCTCCCAACgccaaaaggaggaaaacacgcCCGCAACCCCATCTTGGTGGCCGACCAACGGGAGGCAAAGAAATTCTCTAGCAAGATGAGCAGAAAGAAGATTAATCCTCTGCATGAAGATTACAACCCAG CTGATCAGACACCTTTTGCCGTGAGGGATGTGTATTCCAGGGCTGCTCAACTGGGTTACATTGGAGGAaagaaccatcatcacttctactGGGAGAAAAGAAACCCAAATGAACCACAAAGGAGAACTGGCAAGAAATAG
- the LOC123510142 gene encoding RNA-binding protein NOB1-like isoform X2, whose amino-acid sequence MRQPQPHSIKFVNEFSKKTGDYASLSLADIKVLALTYELEVEVQGGNSHLNSEPHKILTEGAATKGRQREEFNDPPEQCEERLDPLRGTTPPLNTGAKASNTLMDRHLVALDTFLLDHSYITGYTPCTVDITLQQYVMKQYPQLCLESQSKCKPLDLYMREIFPLPLPKLFPHLSRWVTHISSISEGEAAMLPRSDQTVDKILHALLQLLKEEEKEVEKCALREDTETDDTQTHEGLELEPFGEEEGNCASQENGEDSDAAEKNGEESNEKEEDTDDDDDGGGWITCENIKKHKGKRNIFGTVEEEEEEDKDVQVACITGDFAMQNVLKHIGLSVMGVDGHLIKQLKTYILRCHACFRTTSAMDKIFCPHCGNKTLKKVSVTLDPDGTQRIWINTKRPINKKGMKYSLPTPKGGKHARNPILVADQREAKKFSSKMSRKKINPLHEDYNPADQTPFAVRDVYSRAAQLGYIGGKNHHHFYWEKRNPNEPQRRTGKK is encoded by the exons ATGCGTCAACCTCAACCTCACTCCATAAAATTTG TAAATGAGTTCTCCAAGAAGACTGGGGACTATGCCAGCCTCTCCCTGGCCGACATTAAGGTGCTGGCACTCACTTACGagctggaggtggaggtgcaggGCGGCAACAGTCACCTTAACTCAGAGCCTCACAAGATATTGACAGAGGGCGCTGCCACCAAGGGCCGACAGAGGGAGGAGTTCAATGACCCCCCAGAGCAG TGTGAGGAGAGGCTGGATCCCTTGAGGGGCACCACCCCTCCACTGAATACAGGAGCAAAAGCTTCAAACACCCTCATGGACCGACACCTGGTGGCACTGGACACATTCCTCTTGGACCACTCGTACATCACAGGATACACtccatgcactgtagacatcaCCCTGCAGCAATATGTCATGAAGCAGTATCCTCAGCTGTGCCTGGAGTCTCAGAGCAAGTGTAAACCCTTGGACCTATACATGCGTGAAATCTTTCCACTGCCACTGCCCAAGTTGTTCCCTCACCTGAGTCGATGGGTGACACACATAAGCAGCATTAGTGAGGGAGAGGCCGCTATGCTTCCAAGGAGTGACCAGACAGTTGACAAGATCCTTCATGCCCTCTTGCAACTGTTGAAG gaagaagagaaggaggtagagaagtGTGCACTGAGAGAAGACACTGAGACAGATGACACTCAGACACATGAAGGCTTAGAATTAGAACCCTTTGGAG aggaagagggaaactgTGCATCCCAAGAAAATGGGGAAGATAGTGATGCAGCTGAAAAGAATGGTGAGGAGagcaatgaaaaagaagaggacacagatgatgatgatgatggtggtggttggatcACCtgtgagaatataaaaaaacacaaaggcaAGAGGAACATCTTTGGcactgtggaagaggaagaagaagaggacaaggatgTTCAGGTGGCTTGCATTACAGGAGACTTTGCCATGCAG AACGTGTTGAAGCACATTGGACTGTCAGTGATGGGAGTGGATGGGCATCTCATCAAGCAGTTGAAGACTTACATCCTGCGGTGTCATGCTTGCTTCAGAACCACATCCGCCATGGACAAG ATCTTTTGTCCACACTGTGGCAACAAAACCCTGAAGAAGGTGTCGGTGACCTTGGATCCTGATGGGACACAAAGGATATGGATCAACACCAAGAGACcaataaacaagaaaggaatgaag TACTCGCTCCCAACgccaaaaggaggaaaacacgcCCGCAACCCCATCTTGGTGGCCGACCAACGGGAGGCAAAGAAATTCTCTAGCAAGATGAGCAGAAAGAAGATTAATCCTCTGCATGAAGATTACAACCCAG CTGATCAGACACCTTTTGCCGTGAGGGATGTGTATTCCAGGGCTGCTCAACTGGGTTACATTGGAGGAaagaaccatcatcacttctactGGGAGAAAAGAAACCCAAATGAACCACAAAGGAGAACTGGCAAGAAATAG